One genomic window of Candidatus Methylomirabilota bacterium includes the following:
- a CDS encoding SCO family protein, with protein sequence MSSLRALAAAAAGALALAGAMAAGGGAAAAHEPPAAPDPPAMMDFVPPAPGTYQLHAIMPSPDGPVLDARGRRAPLARFTRDKITVLSFIYTGCADARGCPLAYQVLHTMYDRLRESPDLRERVRLVTLSFDPAHDTPAVMRRYANGVLADKSPGVEWAFLTTASTRELMPLLDGFGQDVRLEPGPHGTKAPRLGHVLKVFLIDPRGVVREIYTTSYLFPDVLLNDIETLRLE encoded by the coding sequence GTGAGCTCGCTCCGCGCCCTCGCCGCCGCGGCGGCGGGGGCGCTCGCGCTTGCGGGAGCGATGGCGGCGGGCGGGGGCGCCGCCGCGGCCCACGAACCGCCGGCAGCGCCGGACCCGCCGGCAATGATGGACTTCGTGCCGCCGGCGCCCGGCACCTATCAGCTGCACGCGATCATGCCGTCCCCGGATGGCCCCGTGCTCGACGCGCGGGGGCGGCGCGCGCCCCTCGCCCGCTTCACACGCGACAAGATCACCGTGCTCTCGTTCATCTACACGGGCTGCGCGGACGCCCGCGGCTGTCCCCTCGCCTATCAGGTGCTTCACACGATGTACGACCGGCTGCGCGAGTCGCCCGACCTGCGGGAGCGCGTGCGCCTCGTCACGCTGAGCTTCGATCCCGCGCACGACACGCCGGCGGTGATGCGGCGCTATGCCAACGGCGTGCTCGCCGACAAGAGTCCCGGCGTGGAGTGGGCCTTCCTCACCACCGCCTCCACACGGGAGCTGATGCCCCTGCTCGACGGTTTCGGCCAGGACGTGCGACTCGAGCCGGGCCCGCACGGGACGAAGGCGCCGCGGCTCGGGCACGTGCTCAAAGTCTTCCTCATCGATCCGCGCGGGGTCGTGCGCGAGATCTACACGACGTCGTATCTCTTTCCCGACGTGCTCCTGAACGACATAGAGACCCTGAGGCTCGAATGA
- a CDS encoding TIGR03619 family F420-dependent LLM class oxidoreductase codes for MKLGWALNVAGAWATPENQVRVAQHAEALGYSGLWVLQRLLYATRPKGDYPPMPGQPWPKMFESVADPIVSLAFVAGQTRRIRLGTSVLIMPYYSPILLAKQLATLDQVSGGRLDVGLGLGWSEDEFDASGVPFKQRGKRGDEFLRCLKAIWTQDEVEFHGDFYHVPRAKVLPKPRQKPHPPITVGGYSDVVVQRAVNLGDGFNGGNMPLADVGPLIARIRAAAEKAGRDPASLHVVCRGSFRIHDAPQGPTRRALWGTLDEIREDIRRYAEAGLTELFLEGNFTLADQPIDRALAVMEQLAPR; via the coding sequence ATGAAGCTCGGCTGGGCGCTCAACGTGGCGGGGGCGTGGGCGACGCCCGAGAATCAGGTGCGGGTGGCCCAACACGCGGAGGCCCTCGGCTACTCCGGCCTCTGGGTGCTGCAGCGGCTCCTCTACGCGACCCGCCCCAAGGGCGACTATCCGCCGATGCCCGGGCAGCCGTGGCCGAAGATGTTCGAGTCGGTTGCGGATCCGATCGTGTCGCTCGCCTTCGTGGCCGGGCAGACCCGGCGGATCCGACTCGGCACCAGTGTGCTGATCATGCCGTACTACTCGCCCATCCTCCTCGCCAAGCAGCTCGCCACCCTCGATCAGGTGTCAGGCGGACGGCTCGACGTGGGGCTCGGGCTCGGGTGGTCCGAGGACGAGTTCGACGCCTCCGGCGTGCCGTTCAAGCAGCGCGGCAAGCGCGGCGACGAGTTCCTCCGCTGCCTCAAGGCGATCTGGACCCAGGACGAGGTGGAATTCCATGGCGACTTCTACCACGTGCCGCGGGCGAAGGTGCTGCCCAAGCCGCGACAGAAGCCGCACCCGCCCATCACCGTCGGGGGCTACAGCGACGTGGTGGTCCAGCGCGCGGTGAACCTGGGCGACGGGTTCAACGGCGGCAACATGCCGCTGGCCGACGTCGGCCCCCTCATCGCGCGGATCCGCGCCGCCGCCGAGAAGGCGGGCCGCGACCCGGCGAGCCTCCACGTGGTCTGCCGCGGCTCCTTCCGGATCCACGACGCGCCGCAGGGGCCGACCCGCCGCGCCCTCTGGGGGACGCTCGATGAAATCCGCGAGGACATCCGCCGCTACGCGGAGGCCGGCCTCACCGAGCTCTTCCTCGAAGGCAATTTCACCCTCGCCGATCAGCCCATCGACCGGGCGCTGGCCGTCATGGAGCAGCTCGCGCCCCGCTGA